A single genomic interval of Streptomyces sp. BA2 harbors:
- a CDS encoding GlxA family transcriptional regulator yields the protein MSHDSTAVQEAASRKLSGRRRREIVAVLLFSGGPIFESSIPLSVFGIDRQDAGVPRYRLLVCAGEEGPLRTTGGLELTAPHGLEAIGRAGTVVVPAWRSITSPPPPEALDALRRAHEEGARIVGLCTGAFVLAAAGLLDGRPATTHWMYAPTLAKRYPSVHVDPRELFVDDGDVLTSAGTAAGIDLCLHIVRTDHGNEAAGALARRLVVPPRRAGGQERYLDRSLPEEIGADPLAEVVAWALEHLHEQFDVETLAARAYMSRRTFDRRFRSLTGSAPLQWLITQRVLQAQRLLETSDYSVDEVAGRCGFRSPVALRGHFRRQLGSSPAAYRAAYRARRPQGGERAMLESAPPVPTAATVNTESGPVPSQTRRTAAASAIGPSASLSAEPGKPSSDVYAPGRPPLPGQRSAP from the coding sequence ATGAGCCACGACTCCACTGCCGTGCAAGAAGCCGCGTCGCGGAAGCTTTCCGGACGCCGCCGCAGGGAGATTGTCGCGGTGCTGCTGTTCAGCGGTGGCCCCATCTTCGAGAGTTCCATACCGCTCTCCGTGTTCGGGATCGATCGGCAGGACGCCGGGGTCCCCCGTTACCGGCTGCTGGTCTGCGCCGGTGAAGAGGGGCCGCTGCGCACGACCGGGGGGCTCGAACTCACCGCGCCACATGGCCTGGAGGCCATAGGGCGTGCGGGCACCGTGGTGGTGCCGGCCTGGCGGTCGATCACATCACCGCCGCCGCCGGAGGCACTCGACGCGCTGCGCCGCGCGCACGAGGAGGGCGCACGCATCGTGGGCCTGTGCACCGGTGCGTTCGTGCTCGCGGCGGCCGGTCTGCTCGACGGCCGTCCGGCGACCACGCACTGGATGTACGCGCCGACGCTGGCCAAGCGGTATCCGTCCGTCCATGTGGACCCGCGTGAGCTCTTCGTCGACGACGGGGACGTGCTCACCAGCGCGGGGACCGCGGCCGGAATTGATCTGTGCCTGCACATCGTGCGCACCGACCACGGCAACGAAGCGGCGGGCGCGCTCGCCCGCAGGCTCGTCGTGCCTCCGCGCAGGGCCGGCGGCCAGGAGCGCTATCTCGACAGGTCTTTACCTGAGGAGATCGGCGCCGACCCGCTCGCCGAGGTCGTCGCCTGGGCCCTGGAACATCTCCACGAGCAGTTCGACGTGGAGACCCTGGCCGCGCGCGCGTACATGAGCAGGCGCACCTTCGACCGCAGGTTCCGCTCGCTCACCGGGAGCGCTCCCCTGCAGTGGCTGATCACTCAGCGCGTGCTGCAGGCACAGCGGCTGCTCGAGACCTCCGACTACTCCGTCGACGAGGTCGCGGGCCGCTGCGGCTTCCGCTCGCCCGTGGCCCTGCGCGGCCACTTCCGCCGTCAGCTGGGCTCGTCGCCCGCCGCCTACCGGGCCGCTTACCGCGCCCGCAGGCCGCAGGGGGGTGAGCGGGCGATGCTGGAATCCGCGCCGCCCGTGCCCACCGCGGCGACGGTGAACACGGAGAGCGGACCTGTCCCGTCGCAGACACGGCGCACGGCGGCGGCGAGTGCCATCGGCCCTTCGGCTTCGCTGTCCGCGGAGCCGGGGAAGCCAAGCTCGGATGTGTACGCGCCAGGACGTCCGCCACTGCCCGGCCAGAGGAGCGCGCCGTAG
- the orn gene encoding oligoribonuclease, which translates to MNDRMVWIDCEMTGLSLTDDALIEVAALVTDSELNVLGEGVDIVIRPPDAALETMPEVVRKMHTASGLLDELASGTTLADAEEQVLAYVREHVKEPRKAPLCGNSVGTDRGFLLRDMQTLEEFLHYRIVDVSSIKELARRWYPRAYFNSPDKNGNHRALADIRESIAELRYYREAIFVPQPGPDSDTAKTIAAKYVLPAE; encoded by the coding sequence ATGAACGATCGCATGGTGTGGATCGACTGCGAGATGACCGGGCTCTCGCTGACGGATGACGCACTTATCGAGGTGGCCGCACTGGTCACCGACTCGGAACTGAACGTGCTCGGCGAAGGTGTGGACATCGTGATCCGCCCGCCGGACGCGGCGCTGGAGACCATGCCCGAGGTGGTGCGCAAAATGCACACCGCCTCGGGGCTCCTCGACGAGCTGGCGTCGGGCACGACGCTGGCCGACGCCGAGGAGCAGGTCCTGGCGTACGTACGTGAGCACGTCAAGGAGCCCCGCAAGGCTCCGCTCTGCGGGAACTCGGTCGGCACCGACCGGGGCTTCCTGCTGCGCGATATGCAGACACTGGAGGAGTTTCTCCACTACCGCATCGTCGACGTCTCCTCGATCAAGGAACTGGCCCGGCGGTGGTACCCCCGGGCCTACTTCAACAGCCCGGACAAGAACGGCAACCACCGGGCACTCGCGGACATCCGCGAGTCGATCGCCGAGCTCCGCTACTACCGCGAGGCGATCTTCGTTCCGCAGCCGGGCCCGGACTCGGACACCGCGAAAACCATCGCGGCGAAGTACGTGCTGCCCGCGGAGTAG
- a CDS encoding SCO4226 family nickel-binding protein yields MSQFMDVHHGMKDITADQLKQAHQADLAIEKEEGVHFKKAWADPDSGTVYCLSEAPSADAVQRIHERAGHRADEVHPVPLTV; encoded by the coding sequence ATGTCCCAGTTCATGGACGTCCACCACGGGATGAAGGACATCACGGCCGATCAGCTGAAGCAGGCTCACCAGGCGGACCTCGCCATCGAGAAGGAAGAAGGCGTCCACTTCAAGAAGGCATGGGCGGACCCGGACTCCGGGACGGTCTACTGCCTCTCCGAGGCGCCATCGGCCGACGCGGTCCAACGCATCCACGAGCGTGCCGGCCACCGGGCCGACGAGGTCCACCCCGTCCCCCTGACCGTCTGA
- a CDS encoding chaplin, producing the protein MRLRTIFATVALATATVIGGAGAAAANPSPGGGSGASAVGVAKNSPGILSGNAIQVPVHVPVNVCGNSIDVIGLLNAASGNTCVNS; encoded by the coding sequence ATGCGTCTGCGCACGATCTTCGCCACCGTCGCCCTCGCCACGGCCACCGTCATCGGCGGAGCCGGAGCAGCCGCCGCCAACCCCTCCCCCGGCGGGGGCTCCGGCGCCAGCGCGGTGGGCGTGGCAAAGAACTCGCCCGGCATCCTCAGCGGCAACGCCATCCAGGTGCCAGTCCACGTGCCCGTCAACGTCTGCGGCAACTCGATCGACGTCATCGGGCTCCTCAATGCCGCGTCCGGCAACACCTGCGTCAACAGCTGA
- a CDS encoding rhomboid family intramembrane serine protease, whose protein sequence is MLAWLTLLWLLEVLDAVSGHALDTFGVSPRDLGELRDVIPSAFLHFGFDHLLANSVPLLILGFLAALSGIRRFAAVVAVIILVSGLGVWLTAPAHSVTAGASGVVFGLFGYLLVRGFVNHRPVDVLTGVLVLALYGSILLGALPTTAGVSWQGHLFGLLGGVAAAFLFRHGPRQDFPATP, encoded by the coding sequence ATGCTCGCCTGGCTGACCCTGCTCTGGCTCCTTGAGGTGCTCGACGCGGTGAGCGGCCATGCCCTCGACACCTTCGGTGTCTCCCCGCGTGACCTGGGCGAGCTCCGCGATGTCATCCCCTCGGCCTTCCTGCACTTCGGCTTCGACCACCTGCTGGCGAACAGCGTGCCGCTGCTCATCCTCGGCTTCCTCGCCGCGCTGTCCGGGATACGCCGCTTCGCCGCGGTCGTAGCGGTGATCATCCTCGTCAGTGGCCTGGGGGTCTGGCTCACGGCCCCGGCGCACTCCGTGACGGCCGGGGCGTCCGGCGTGGTCTTCGGCCTCTTCGGCTATCTGCTGGTTCGCGGGTTCGTGAACCACCGTCCCGTGGACGTGCTGACAGGCGTGCTCGTCCTCGCGCTGTACGGTTCGATCCTCCTGGGCGCGCTGCCGACGACAGCGGGGGTGAGTTGGCAGGGGCACCTGTTCGGCCTGCTCGGCGGAGTGGCGGCGGCGTTCCTGTTCCGGCACGGGCCCCGACAGGACTTTCCCGCGACCCCTTGA
- a CDS encoding LacI family DNA-binding transcriptional regulator: MAAHSARGRSGGRPTLEEVAARAGVGRGTVSRVINGSPRVSEATRTAVEAAVAELGYVPNTAARALAANRTDAIALVVPEPETRFFAEPYFSDVLRGVGAELSETEMQLLLIFAGNDRRRQRLAQYLAAHRVDGVLLVSVHADDPLPDLLAQLEIPAVISGRRSADEALPSVDSDNFAGAHSAVEHLLTRGRTRIATITGRLDVYGAQRRLDGYRAALSDAGRPVDERLIAPGDFTEEGGRRAMTELLAACPEVDAVFAGSDVMAAGARQVLREAGRRIPDDVALVGFDDSAIARHMDPPLTSVRQPIEEMGRAMIDLLLAEIADDRPASARRLEHRQLVLPTELVERASS; this comes from the coding sequence ATGGCAGCTCACAGTGCGCGTGGCCGCAGTGGCGGGCGACCGACCCTGGAAGAGGTCGCCGCGAGGGCCGGAGTGGGCCGCGGGACGGTCTCCCGGGTGATCAACGGCTCGCCGCGGGTGAGCGAGGCGACCAGGACGGCCGTCGAGGCCGCCGTCGCGGAGCTCGGTTACGTCCCGAACACCGCGGCCCGAGCCCTCGCCGCCAACCGCACCGACGCCATCGCCCTGGTCGTGCCCGAGCCCGAGACCCGCTTCTTCGCCGAGCCGTACTTCTCCGACGTCCTGCGCGGAGTCGGGGCGGAGCTCAGCGAGACGGAGATGCAGCTCCTTCTGATCTTCGCCGGGAACGACCGCAGGCGGCAGCGCCTCGCCCAGTACCTCGCGGCCCACCGGGTCGACGGTGTCCTCCTGGTCTCGGTCCACGCCGACGACCCGCTGCCGGACCTCCTTGCCCAGCTGGAGATCCCCGCGGTCATCAGCGGCCGCCGGTCGGCCGACGAGGCGCTGCCCTCGGTCGACTCCGACAACTTCGCCGGGGCGCACTCGGCGGTCGAGCACCTCCTGACACGCGGCCGTACGCGGATAGCCACCATCACCGGCCGCCTGGACGTCTACGGCGCCCAGCGCCGCCTTGACGGCTACCGCGCCGCGCTCTCGGACGCGGGCCGCCCGGTGGACGAGCGACTCATCGCGCCGGGCGACTTCACGGAGGAGGGTGGCCGCCGGGCGATGACGGAGCTGCTTGCGGCCTGCCCCGAGGTGGACGCGGTGTTCGCGGGTTCCGACGTGATGGCGGCGGGCGCCCGCCAGGTCCTGCGCGAGGCCGGGCGCCGGATACCCGACGACGTGGCGCTCGTCGGCTTCGACGACTCGGCGATCGCCCGCCACATGGACCCGCCGCTGACGAGCGTGCGCCAGCCGATCGAGGAGATGGGCCGGGCGATGATCGACCTGCTGCTCGCCGAGATCGCGGACGACCGCCCGGCGTCCGCCCGCCGCCTGGAGCACCGCCAACTGGTGCTGCCTACCGAGCTGGTGGAGCGGGCGTCGTCCTGA
- a CDS encoding ABC transporter substrate-binding protein produces MRTSSRRPRRLVAFAAVTALATGLLAGCSSDDDSGSEGGDGKVTLNVGTFGVLGLKQAGLYDEYEKSHPNIKIKENVIERNDAYYPKLLTQLQSGAGVNDVAAIEVSNITEVVQTQGAKFEDLSKAEGVDKSTYLDWKWKQATTEDGKTVGLGVDIGPTALCYRKDLFKKAGLPTDREELAKEWAGDWDKYVALGEKYMDKAPDGTKFVDSASSVYNAVFAGAKERYYDKGGKEIYQDSQGRKDAWDAAMKVARGDMSSKLKQFDPTWDQGFANAKFATVACPAWMAGYIQEKTGPEGKGQWDMAKAPTDGNWGGTFLGVPSAGKHKKEATELAVWLTQPEQLAKVFAKQASFPSTPSAYDTLKPSPATKAYFNDAPITEIFADIAKNTPAAVYGLKDAQIGQSITDIGVLQVEQQGKSPAEGWKAAQEEIKDVLGQ; encoded by the coding sequence ATGCGCACGAGTTCCCGCCGACCACGACGGCTGGTGGCCTTCGCGGCCGTGACCGCACTGGCCACGGGCCTGCTGGCCGGTTGTTCCAGCGATGACGACAGCGGCTCCGAGGGCGGAGACGGCAAGGTCACGCTCAATGTGGGCACGTTCGGTGTGCTGGGCCTGAAGCAGGCAGGTCTCTACGACGAGTACGAGAAGTCGCACCCGAACATCAAGATCAAAGAGAACGTCATCGAGCGCAACGACGCCTACTACCCGAAGCTGCTCACCCAGCTCCAGTCCGGCGCGGGTGTCAATGACGTCGCCGCCATCGAAGTCAGCAACATCACCGAGGTCGTGCAGACCCAGGGCGCCAAGTTCGAGGACCTGAGCAAGGCCGAGGGCGTGGACAAGTCCACGTACCTCGACTGGAAGTGGAAGCAGGCCACGACCGAGGACGGCAAGACCGTCGGCCTCGGCGTCGACATCGGCCCGACGGCGCTGTGTTACCGCAAGGACCTCTTCAAGAAGGCCGGTCTGCCCACCGACCGCGAGGAGCTCGCCAAGGAGTGGGCCGGCGACTGGGACAAGTACGTCGCGCTCGGCGAGAAGTACATGGACAAGGCCCCCGATGGCACCAAGTTCGTCGACTCCGCCTCCAGTGTCTACAACGCCGTCTTCGCCGGTGCGAAAGAGCGGTACTACGACAAGGGCGGCAAGGAGATCTACCAGGACAGCCAGGGCCGCAAGGACGCCTGGGACGCGGCGATGAAGGTCGCGCGGGGCGACATGTCCTCCAAGCTCAAGCAGTTCGACCCGACGTGGGACCAGGGCTTCGCCAACGCCAAGTTCGCCACCGTGGCCTGCCCCGCGTGGATGGCCGGCTACATCCAGGAGAAGACAGGGCCGGAGGGCAAGGGCCAGTGGGACATGGCCAAGGCGCCCACGGACGGCAACTGGGGCGGCACGTTCCTCGGCGTGCCGAGCGCGGGCAAGCACAAGAAGGAGGCGACCGAGCTCGCCGTCTGGCTGACCCAGCCCGAGCAGCTCGCGAAGGTCTTCGCCAAGCAGGCCAGCTTCCCGTCCACCCCGTCGGCGTACGACACGCTGAAGCCGTCGCCGGCGACCAAGGCGTACTTCAATGACGCGCCCATCACGGAGATCTTCGCCGACATCGCGAAGAACACCCCCGCGGCCGTCTACGGCCTGAAGGACGCCCAGATCGGCCAGTCCATCACGGACATCGGTGTGCTCCAGGTGGAGCAACAGGGCAAGTCTCCGGCGGAGGGCTGGAAGGCCGCTCAGGAGGAGATCAAGGATGTTCTGGGACAGTGA
- a CDS encoding carbohydrate ABC transporter permease yields MSETAEYAETASPGEGDAAPAASGRRTASPTSSWRSRLYRWDIKASPYVFVAPFFLFFGAFGLFPLLYTGWASLHRLSLTDLDGSTWIGLENYTNLLQSDYFWNALGNTFTIGVISTVPQLAVALGIAHLLNYKLRGSTLWRVAMLAPYATSVASASLVFTLLFAWDGGMVNWLAGSIGIDPINWRESSWGSQFAVSSIVIWRWTGYNALIYLAAMQAVPHDLYESASLDGASRWQQFRHVTIPMLRPTILFTVVVSTIGATQLFGEPLLFGGTAGSKGGADHQFQTLGLYLYDQGWINGHLGRASAVAWLMLVILLLIAAVNLLIARRLRKAQ; encoded by the coding sequence ATGTCCGAGACCGCTGAGTACGCCGAGACCGCGTCCCCCGGTGAGGGGGACGCGGCCCCGGCCGCGTCCGGGAGGCGCACGGCCTCCCCCACGTCCTCGTGGCGCAGCCGCCTGTACCGCTGGGACATAAAGGCGTCGCCGTACGTCTTCGTCGCCCCGTTCTTCCTCTTCTTCGGCGCCTTCGGGCTCTTCCCGCTGCTCTACACGGGCTGGGCATCGCTGCACCGCCTGTCGCTGACCGACCTCGACGGCAGCACCTGGATCGGCCTGGAGAACTACACCAACCTGCTGCAGAGCGACTACTTCTGGAACGCGCTCGGCAACACCTTCACCATCGGCGTCATCTCCACCGTCCCCCAGCTCGCCGTCGCGCTCGGCATCGCCCATCTGCTCAACTACAAGCTGCGCGGCTCCACTCTGTGGCGGGTCGCGATGCTCGCTCCGTACGCCACGTCGGTGGCGAGTGCCTCGCTGGTCTTCACGCTGCTCTTCGCGTGGGACGGCGGCATGGTCAACTGGCTGGCCGGGTCCATCGGCATCGACCCGATCAACTGGCGTGAGTCGTCGTGGGGTTCGCAGTTCGCGGTGTCGTCGATCGTCATCTGGCGGTGGACCGGCTACAACGCGCTGATCTATCTGGCGGCGATGCAGGCCGTGCCGCACGACCTGTACGAGTCGGCCTCGCTGGACGGCGCGTCGCGCTGGCAGCAGTTCCGGCACGTGACCATCCCGATGCTGCGTCCGACGATCCTGTTCACGGTCGTCGTCTCCACCATCGGGGCGACCCAACTCTTCGGTGAGCCACTGCTGTTCGGCGGCACGGCCGGGTCCAAGGGCGGCGCCGACCACCAGTTCCAGACGCTGGGTCTCTATCTGTACGACCAGGGCTGGATCAACGGCCATCTGGGCCGGGCCTCGGCCGTCGCCTGGCTGATGCTCGTGATCCTGCTGCTCATCGCCGCGGTCAATCTGCTGATCGCCCGACGTCTGAGGAAGGCCCAATGA
- a CDS encoding carbohydrate ABC transporter permease — MKSGTMAPEAGRPAPEGGPPAPKAGRPLGLKAGRTMHAGPVTYVVLALFTAVSLAPLIWTAIAASRTSGRLAQTPPPLWFGGNLFKNMERAWTEASLGDAMLNTTIVAGSITIGTVLFSTIAGFAFAKLKFKFSGLLLLLTIGTMMVPPQLSVVPLYLWIADLQWTNQLQAVILPTFVSAFGVFFMRQYLLQALPSELIEAARMDGASSLRIIWHVVFPAARPAMAVLGLLTFVMAWNDFLWPIIALNQSNPTVQVALNSLGTGYIPDRAVIMAGALLGTLPLLLAFILFGKQIVSGIMQGAVKG, encoded by the coding sequence ATGAAGTCCGGCACCATGGCCCCCGAGGCCGGGCGCCCCGCGCCCGAGGGCGGACCTCCCGCGCCCAAGGCCGGGCGTCCCCTGGGCCTGAAGGCCGGGCGCACCATGCACGCGGGGCCCGTGACCTACGTCGTCCTCGCGCTGTTCACGGCCGTCTCGCTGGCCCCGCTGATCTGGACGGCGATCGCCGCGTCCCGTACGAGCGGGCGGCTCGCCCAGACCCCGCCGCCCCTGTGGTTCGGCGGGAACCTCTTCAAGAACATGGAGCGGGCCTGGACCGAGGCGAGCCTCGGTGACGCGATGCTCAACACCACGATCGTGGCGGGCAGCATCACCATCGGCACCGTCCTGTTCTCCACGATCGCCGGATTCGCCTTCGCCAAGCTGAAGTTCAAGTTCAGCGGTCTGCTGCTCCTCCTTACGATCGGCACGATGATGGTGCCGCCGCAGCTGAGTGTCGTACCGCTCTATCTGTGGATCGCCGACCTGCAGTGGACCAATCAGCTCCAGGCGGTGATCCTGCCGACGTTCGTGAGCGCCTTCGGTGTGTTCTTCATGCGGCAGTACCTCCTTCAGGCGCTGCCGAGCGAGCTCATCGAGGCGGCGCGGATGGACGGGGCGAGCAGTCTGCGGATCATCTGGCACGTGGTGTTCCCCGCCGCGCGGCCCGCGATGGCGGTGCTCGGGCTGCTTACGTTCGTCATGGCCTGGAACGACTTCCTCTGGCCGATCATCGCGCTGAACCAGTCGAACCCCACCGTGCAGGTGGCGCTCAACTCCCTCGGTACGGGCTACATCCCGGACCGGGCGGTCATCATGGCGGGCGCCCTGCTCGGCACACTGCCGCTGCTCCTGGCGTTCATCCTCTTCGGCAAGCAGATCGTGAGCGGCATCATGCAGGGCGCCGTCAAGGGCTGA
- a CDS encoding GH1 family beta-glucosidase, with the protein MPESLAFPADFLWGAATSAYQIEGAVREDGRTPSIWDTFSHTPGRTADGDTGDVAVEHYHRYRDDVALMADLGLNAYRFSVSWSRVQPTGRGPAVQRGLDFYRRLVDELLGKGIKPALTLYHWDLPQELEDAGGWPARETAYRFAEYAGFVAEALGDRVESWITLNEPWCSAFLGYGSGVHAPGRTDPAAALQAAHHLNLAHGLGTQALRAALPARARVAVSLNSSVVRAVSQSPADLDARRRIDNLANGVFHGPMLHGAYPADLLTDTARVTDWSFVQDGDLAAAHQPLDALGLNYYTPALVSAAHDDPGNPRADGHGASEHSPWPAADDVAFHQTPGDRTEMGWTIDPTGLHELIMRYSREAPGLPLYVTENGAAYDDKPDPEGRVHDPERIAYLHGHLAAVRRAITDGADVRGYYLWSLMDNFEWSYGYGKRFGAVYVDYETQARTPKSSAHWYAGVASTGELPREYVVD; encoded by the coding sequence ATGCCTGAATCCCTCGCCTTTCCGGCCGATTTCCTCTGGGGTGCCGCCACGTCCGCGTACCAGATCGAGGGCGCCGTACGTGAAGACGGCCGCACCCCCTCCATCTGGGACACCTTCAGTCACACGCCCGGCAGGACGGCCGACGGCGACACCGGTGACGTGGCCGTCGAGCACTACCACCGCTACCGCGACGACGTGGCCCTCATGGCGGACCTCGGTCTGAACGCCTACCGCTTCTCCGTCTCCTGGTCGCGGGTGCAGCCCACCGGGCGCGGCCCCGCCGTCCAGCGCGGGCTCGACTTCTACCGGCGGCTCGTCGACGAACTGCTCGGCAAGGGCATCAAGCCCGCCCTGACCCTCTACCACTGGGACCTGCCACAGGAGTTGGAGGACGCGGGCGGCTGGCCGGCACGGGAGACCGCCTACCGCTTCGCCGAGTACGCGGGTTTCGTCGCCGAAGCCCTCGGCGACCGTGTCGAGTCGTGGATCACGCTCAACGAGCCGTGGTGCAGCGCCTTCCTCGGCTACGGCTCGGGCGTGCACGCCCCCGGCCGCACCGACCCGGCGGCCGCGCTGCAGGCAGCGCACCACCTCAACCTCGCGCACGGCCTGGGCACCCAGGCGCTGCGCGCCGCCCTGCCTGCCCGCGCCCGGGTGGCGGTGAGCCTCAACTCCTCGGTGGTCAGGGCGGTTTCGCAGAGCCCCGCGGACTTGGACGCCCGCCGGCGCATCGACAACCTCGCGAACGGCGTCTTCCACGGCCCGATGCTGCACGGCGCCTACCCCGCGGACCTGCTCACCGACACGGCCCGGGTCACCGACTGGTCCTTCGTGCAGGACGGCGACCTGGCCGCCGCCCACCAGCCGCTGGACGCGCTCGGCCTGAACTACTACACGCCCGCGCTGGTCTCAGCGGCGCACGACGACCCGGGCAACCCCCGCGCCGACGGGCACGGCGCCAGTGAGCACTCCCCGTGGCCCGCGGCCGACGACGTGGCCTTCCACCAGACGCCGGGCGACCGCACCGAGATGGGCTGGACCATCGACCCGACCGGGCTGCACGAGCTGATCATGCGCTACTCCCGGGAGGCGCCAGGCCTCCCGCTGTACGTCACCGAGAACGGCGCGGCCTACGACGACAAGCCGGACCCGGAAGGCCGCGTCCACGACCCGGAGCGCATCGCCTACCTGCACGGCCACTTGGCGGCCGTCCGCCGGGCCATCACGGACGGCGCCGACGTCCGCGGCTACTACCTCTGGTCCCTGATGGACAACTTCGAATGGTCGTACGGCTACGGCAAGCGCTTCGGCGCGGTGTACGTCGACTACGAGACGCAGGCCCGCACCCCGAAGTCCAGCGCCCACTGGTACGCGGGCGTCGCGTCGACCGGTGAGCTGCCGCGCGAGTACGTCGTGGACTGA
- a CDS encoding ATP-binding protein, with protein MRWALVKVCLAVTTMVVVAFAVPLGLVIQEMARDRAFSNAERHAAGMGPTLSITTDRDQLTRAVATSEAGGEGRMAVYVPPIDKAPALEIGDRRADTHAVETTRKEGRARTATVEGGFALLQPTALSSGQIAVVEIFVPEGAVSNGVTTAWLVLAGVGVALIIGSVAVADRLGVRMVQPAKRLVGAAQSLGEGKLGARVQEEGPTELRLAAVAFNSMADQVVQLLANERELAADLSHRLRTPLTVLRLNAASLGDGPAAEQTRIAVEKLEREVDTIIRTARDAKPQTATVGPGAGCDASEVIQDRMAFWSALAEDEGREVRVAGVERPVWIPVARPELVASLDALLGNVFRHTREGAAFAVDVHSGEDAVIVLVSDAGAGIADPEAALARGAGSGADGSTGLGLDIVRQLAESTGGDVRIGRSVLGGTEVRIWIQLDGRRPVAGGRGHRGAAVRRRKRSPSLR; from the coding sequence GTGAGGTGGGCACTCGTCAAGGTGTGCCTGGCCGTCACGACGATGGTCGTGGTCGCCTTCGCGGTGCCGCTCGGCCTTGTCATCCAGGAGATGGCGCGGGACCGTGCCTTCTCGAACGCGGAGCGGCACGCGGCCGGCATGGGCCCCACGCTCTCCATCACCACCGACCGCGATCAGCTGACGCGGGCCGTCGCCACGTCCGAGGCGGGCGGCGAGGGCCGCATGGCCGTGTACGTGCCGCCCATCGACAAGGCGCCCGCCCTGGAGATCGGCGACCGGCGTGCGGACACGCACGCGGTGGAGACCACGCGCAAGGAGGGCCGGGCGCGGACGGCGACGGTCGAGGGCGGCTTCGCGCTGCTCCAGCCGACGGCGCTGAGCTCCGGGCAGATCGCCGTGGTCGAGATCTTCGTGCCCGAGGGCGCGGTCAGCAACGGCGTGACCACGGCGTGGCTGGTGCTCGCGGGCGTCGGCGTCGCGCTGATCATCGGGTCCGTGGCGGTGGCGGACCGTCTGGGCGTACGCATGGTGCAGCCCGCCAAGCGGCTCGTGGGCGCGGCGCAGTCCCTCGGGGAGGGAAAGCTGGGGGCGAGGGTCCAGGAGGAGGGCCCCACGGAACTGCGCCTGGCGGCCGTGGCGTTCAATTCGATGGCGGACCAGGTGGTGCAACTCCTGGCGAACGAGCGGGAGTTGGCGGCGGACCTGTCGCACCGCCTGCGCACTCCGCTGACGGTGCTTCGGCTCAACGCCGCCTCGCTGGGTGACGGCCCTGCGGCCGAGCAGACCCGTATCGCGGTGGAGAAGCTGGAGCGCGAGGTCGACACGATCATCCGCACCGCCCGCGACGCCAAGCCGCAGACCGCCACGGTCGGGCCCGGCGCGGGCTGCGACGCCTCCGAGGTGATCCAGGACCGTATGGCCTTCTGGTCGGCGCTCGCTGAGGACGAGGGGCGCGAGGTGCGGGTCGCGGGGGTGGAGCGGCCGGTGTGGATACCGGTGGCGCGCCCCGAACTGGTCGCATCCCTGGACGCGTTGCTGGGCAACGTCTTCCGGCACACGCGGGAGGGGGCGGCGTTCGCGGTGGACGTGCACAGTGGCGAGGACGCGGTGATCGTCCTGGTGTCGGACGCGGGGGCGGGGATCGCCGATCCCGAGGCCGCGTTGGCGCGGGGCGCGGGGTCGGGGGCCGATGGTTCGACGGGGCTCGGCCTGGACATCGTGCGGCAGCTGGCGGAGTCCACCGGCGGTGATGTCCGTATCGGGCGGTCCGTGCTGGGCGGCACGGAGGTCCGGATCTGGATTCAGCTGGACGGGCGTCGGCCCGTGGCCGGGGGCCGTGGGCATCGGGGTGCTGCTGTACGTCGCCGAAAGCGCAGCCCGAGCCTCCGCTGA